The Ahaetulla prasina isolate Xishuangbanna chromosome 5, ASM2864084v1, whole genome shotgun sequence genomic sequence gttttaaattttatttccttacTTTAGGTTACTTACTGGCAGGAAGATACATACTGAAAAAGAAGCAATAGAGGTAAGTATGTTGGAAGCCAGGTTTCTCCTTCAGTGTTTTAACAGGATAATAGAGCTACATCTCTTTTCTACTAAAATCCCACTATCCATTATAAATAGTGCAGAAAATTATAAATTAGAAGTTTGAGCTCCTGTGATAAATAGATTCCACTTTACTACAGAGGTTACATCCTAGAACATTTCATTAAGGAAATCTGTTAATACATCTATATTTTTTGTCTGGGGTGTCTATTAGTTTCACACCTTTAGCAGATAGTAAGACTCCTAGTTCCTGATAATTATTTTATCCTTCAAATTCCTAACAATCCAaatagaagacttccaaaatTATTTCATCAGCCACATGAAAAGGTGACAAATAGAATATTTTGTTCTCAAGCTAATGCCTTGATGAAATTATACAGAAAGAACTCTGCATTTCCTGGTATTACTGCTGTTAACCTCCTATTGCTGTTAAGGAAGGATATTTAAGGAATTATGCTCTTTTGGGAAGTCAGTGAACTGTGGCTAGCTATTTCTTAGATTTGGTATCACCAGCCTTTCTCTAAGATACTTGGACTTCATCTTCCAGAATGCATCAACCATCATAACCACTTTTTATAATGTTGGGAGGTGAAATCTGTGTAGTTTGATAAGGACCAAGTTGCAGAATAGAattgagaatagaatttttttttattggccaagtgtgattggacacacaaggaatttgtcttggtgcatatgctctcagtgtacataaaagaaaagatacgttcatcaaggtacaacatttacaacacaattgatggtcaatatatcaatataaatcataaggattgccagcaacaaagttacagtcatacaatcataagtggaaagagattggtgatgggaacgatgagaagattaatagtagtgcagatttagtaaatagtttgacagtgttgagggaattatttgtttagcagagtgatggctgtgctaaatcaaaataaaatcagttgTATTATATGTTGTAGAGTGCACGATACTGTTTTCATGACATAATCCTGCCAATAATGTCTGTGGAAGCGCCATTGATACCAGTGACCATTGGATGTCCCATCCTGTTATTATTGCTTCAATATATATAGGCTGGATTAAAGGCAGTGTATCTGATTCTTGCagtaaaatattttgacattAATTTTACTAATTATATTCTGTCAAAATGAAACACTCATTCTAAGACAATATTATCAAATGTCAAATTAACTATTTTAGCTGCAGAAGTGAAAGGCCCAACTTCAGTAGCCTGCAAATTAACAAGTTTAAGCTTTAGCTTGGCCACCTGTTAAAATCGCTATTGAAAATTTTTCCTTAACATATTGCTTTATTCCCATACAATATTATAGGGTGTAGGAAAATCTACCAAGTATAAAATAGGGTTGTTGTAATGTCATCTCAATCTTTTAATGTTCCACGTTATTTGACTTATAGGAGATGAACACTCATTTTGTGACAAGATATTAGTTGGAAAAGACAATTCAACATATTCTATAAAGTGAGCTCCAATTGCTTTGCAGGCTAGTTGATATGAAGGACATAAACTGACCATCTCTGCCTCTATTTCCAAGTTCCTATTACTATAACCAGAACCAAAACCAATTTTAACTAATTCAGTTGCAGCTGCTTTCCTAAAGTCATTCTAGAAAACAGTCTCACATCAGCATAGCTGAAGTCTTGGTTCTCAGAAGGAAAATGATGCTgcattttgccatcatgtgctctTTTGTTCAGATGCtctcattttttctgttttcttacaaaaaatatctttctttctGTTAGTGCCATAGATCTACTGATTGAATAAATCAGATCTAAGAGATTTATACATGCCTGGCATGCACGGAAGCAGTTTATTGCCAGAGCGATTTGAACTCTCGTAAGGACAGTTTTAAATAACTGAAGCTGTGAAacgatttttttctttatattatattttatattaaaaggcATGCAGTTTAGACACTTACGTCCCAAGAAGCATAGTCACCatctcacaaacacacatattAATACTAACATTTTCCCTTCATATATTTGGAAAGGTAATGGATGTGCTCCACAATATGGGACCAGAAACGGTTGTAATCACCAGCTCAGACCTTCAGGCACCTTCAGGAAACGATTATCTGATTGCGTTAGGAAGCCAAAGGAgaagtatgttttatttttaatcaattatctttcctATTGTTAGAGTATTTACAGGTAGCTTGACACTTACCCAATTTTTCCCATTTCTGTTCATACAACGTAATTAAAACAGAAAGCTTTGTTTTCCGTTACTATTCAAATGTATAAAGCACAAATTGCAgaaacatacaaataaatatttaagctATAATCCTGTCTCACTTGAGATTATGGACTTTTGAATTAAATAGAGTTTGTTTTTGAGCAGGTATTACTTAATATGAGTCAGTGATTTTCTGCTTAATAGAACATTGCTTTGTTGTTGCAATAATGCTATATAAAATAATCTTATTTACAATATGAAGGAAAACTACCCTGTTTctctcaaaataagacatctcctgataataagcccaatcaggcttttgagtccatggcaataaggctaagctcttatttcagggttcaaaaaaatataagacagggtcttattttcgggaaaacacgataCAGATCATGGAATGATTGTAACTTTGCCCTCTTCAATAATAGTGGTGATGCCAATTATATTCAAGAGATATATTAGgcaattaaaaaattattttatgttctgataagcaatttgcattcttttaatgcTGACTTGTTTAAAATGGGTGGGATTCACCATTCCATTCTCTAGCGcactccttttaaaataattggtTATATTGTATACCTTTAGTATTTACTAAAGGAAATCAAACTGTTCAAGTGCTGAATCCCTTTATAAATGGACTTATGTGAGTTAGAAACCTTGCCCACATAACACAGAAGCTGCAGAGGATCTGAAATGCCAATTACACAGAATTCTAAGTAGCTGTAAAAACTTCTCTACAGGGCGAAGGAAAGCACTATGAATGAAACAGCTTTTCAGATGTGTTGACTCATTGGAGCATGTTATCAAAGTTGAAAAGATGTAATTGAGTCAACAGAAAGTAACTAATTtcacttctatttatttatttatttatttatttatttatttatttattatttaaatttgtataccgcccttctcccgaaggactcagggcggttcacagccaagtaaaaatacacaatacactatacatTCTAAACTTTTCTTTCCACATTCTCCAAGAGATTCCAAGTTTTCATTGAAAGAGGAAACTTCAGGAAAGGCATATGTGCCTAAAGATTGGGGGAGGGAGATCCTTAATTTTGCAAAGCCCAATTCAGTTTGGTGTCAAAGTCcaatacttaatttttttttcttgtgctcccATGGAATTGCAACATGCACCCAATATTGTTCATAGTTTGTTCACTATCAGTGCATCTAAATTCGGGCCCTGATTTACTGTAATGTATGACAAAGCCATGCTAAGATCTATATGATTATATAACTGAGAATATAACTAACATGTAATAATGCCTTATTAGCTACAGCAGATGGCACTATAGTGACACAAAGGATCCGAATAGAATCTCCCAAAGTAGATGCTGTCTTTGTTGGAACAGGAGACCTATTTGCTGCTATGCTCTTGGCTTGGACTCACAAACACCCAGACAATTTTAAGGTAtcgattgatttttttccccatttcttctcTGTATCAgttacagaaaaaatatttgcctgTTCTCAACAGGATTAAGAGATTAGGCAAAATAAGGCTATATATTAGGTTAGTAAAAATCTAGGTGGCcgtaaaaaaattctaaaataaagTGAGAGCCTTATCTGGAAATGATGCTAAGGTTCTGTTTTAACATAATAAGAATGATCATGGACAAATTTTAGATGTTAAACCACAATCTATAGTTTTACCcaccaaagaaaaaaacataacatATCAACTTCTGTCAGGCTTAGTATGGTGTGTCAGTCCGGACTATACTATAATAGGGAAGTAGTATAAAAAGTAAAACACTTTGATTTGTATTTCGTATccaatttaaataattatttaaactgTCAATCAGTATTCAATGTGGCCAGAATCAGTGAAAAATTAGGTTAactaaaagtagttaacctaattttacgcagcttcttttccaaaaactctacactactaactagaacatacaaaacatttgccagacctattcttgaatactgctcatcagtctggaacccacaccacatctctgacataaatacaatagaacgggtccagaaatattttattagaagagttcttcactcctccgaaaacaacaaaataccttatgccaccaggcttaaaatcctgggattagaaaatttacaactacgtcgacttcgacatgacctgtgtttaacacacaaaatcatctattgcaatatccttcctgtaaatgactacttcagcttcaatcgcaatattacaagagcaaaatatagattcaagcttaatgtcaaccgcttcaaacttgattgcagaaaatatgacttctgcaacagagttgttaatgcttggaactcattacctgactccatagtctctacaaaaaatcccaaaatcttcaaccaaaaactgtctactattgaccttaccccgttcctaagaggactataaggggcgtgcataagagcacaaaagtgcctaccgttcctgtcctattgttctctttattatatctaataatatcctttacatatatatatatatatatatatcatgatatgttttctttttttactatgacaatgtttatgtatactgttgtgacaaaattaaatttaaaaaatggtaatatcgtaaaactttttttctctttttacaatTGCAGATGGCCTGTGAAAAGACAGTATCAGCAATGCAACATGTTTTGCAAAGGACCATCAAGAGTGCAAAGGGTAGGTCAATTTCACAATGATTCTGcatacagttatttatttatttagcataaggTTCTGCATCCAGTATATTTATTATTAGAAGGTTTACTAAAAAGTATCATTGCTGAGTGACTGAGCATGTGACTTGCTCAAGTCCCCAGTTCAGCTTCCTGTACCTATAGTTGAAAGGATCAAGTGGTCAGATAATAATGAGTCAACTAGACTTCTGTGCTGACTTAATGGTTCTATTCATATAACATAGTAACTCATGGTTTGTTGAATTATGGGTTTGAACAAAACATGAAACTATACATTAATCATACAGACAAAACTCACAGAAGGAGGTAATTATCACATTTAGCTCAATCTGTTATGTAAATCCAATAAATTGCTGAGTCCCATTATGACTCCCACTAAGCCATAATGTGATTTGGTGTGGGGGGCGGCATTATGTATTGTGAAAATCCACTCATATATTGGTTTACATTATGTGTAAAACAAACCACCATTACTTCTTCAGCAACAGTGACAACAACAATATTATGTAACAACCCAGCCAAAATAACAGTCAGGTTTATATGTATGAAATTAAaataacagaacaaaaaaaaagatagcaataACTCTGAcacccacacacatatatactatTTCACTAAAACACAAATACAAATTGGATTTGTTATGTGGGTGACTCATTTTATGTGGGTGACATCATGATTTACTACTGAAATGGACAGGCTCCACTTTGATCATAGCCTGTAAATAAATTGTTAATATCTTCCAACAGTCAGTGAGAGCAGACTAGATTTATTTCTCAAAGACAGGCATTCAAAGATTTGGGGTcatcacaaaaaaaacccctgcatATCTGAGACTTACAGATTTCATAATTCTTATTAATGTTCTATATATTAAAACTTCATGCACTGATCTTAAAACTGTAGTAGAAGGGATAGTAAAGTTTATTGACGATGGGAGAGTTGTAGGTCTAGGAGAACTGAGATTTTCTTCTGTGctgttttatattaatattaaatttccATGGTattgtgttttttgtttgttttcttttaagcccAAGCTGGAGAAGGAAACAAACCTAATTCAGCCCAGCTGGAACTGAGGATGGTCCAAAGCAAAAAGGACATAGAAAATCCAGAGATAATAATAACTGCTACTGTGTTATAAAGGTTGTGTATCTCCTAACAACGCACAATGTATTGATGTCCTCATTTTCTTTCCTGTAAATTGTGATGTTTGCCTTAGATCTGTGACAGAAACCTGACTTCCATGAAATAGTGCCCAGCATAGATGAGATCCACTACCAAGCACATGTGCTGGCCTTGCTTgaattaagaagagaaaaaagttAGGTGTGTATTACAGCTCCCTCCCAGGTATGAAAACGGCTGTCAAATTAATTTAATCTCATTACAAAACCTGGGTATAAGCACACAAGGTTTCCTGCCTTGCCAAAGATTTCAAGACTGCATTTTTAGTGAACTGATTGACTGGAGTATATAAACTGTGTAAAGTGTCATGTGCCAATTAAGTAGTTTACCATTTCCCTTAAATGAAGAGATTTGGTAGCCTGCTAAAATATTCAGTACCTCAACCGTTCTAGAGCAAAAGAGAGGTTCAGGCAAAGTAAGGGAATGGATGGGTGGGTTTTTAGGTACTGTACACAGGCCTTGGAGGTATAACATGTCTGAACCATTCCCATCTGTGAATAAATCCAAGATTCCACTGTCCAGAGGTGCTAATCCTTTACTATCAAACTATTAAAACTATCCCATgtcatatttttatttagaaagaaaTGATGATGTGTAGAATATAATGGTGATTCTACCTCTGATAGAATAGGCTTGATTCAATTTTATCAGCTTTTTCCTTAACCAATACTTACTGTGAAATCTGAGTATCTCAGTTCATCTTCTGACAACTAGGAGTGACGTGAAAGGCTATGTGTTACATATTAAGACTAATTCACAGTTTATTGCTGCGAGTAAGGGTATTTCTGCTCTATGAACGGAGAATTAAATTAAAGCACCATCTAATAAATCAGTTACACCAGAGGCAGAGTTTTAACACACTAAACATTGCTGTTGCAGTTTCTATCCCTTTCAAAAACATAGTACACTGTCTGGAAAAGAACATAGATTTTTCTGGGAGTTTAATGCCCATTAATATTGATTAACCAGTACAGACCAATCTCATGAATTTACAGTTAATGTTTTACTCTAAAATAACTAAGTTGTACATTGCAGTGAAATGTAAACATGCCTAAATACTTTGGAAGTCAATAGAGTACAGGACTTCTTTTGCATGCAATCTCTTTGAATATACTGGTGTAGGCTTTCATGGCCAGTATCTGTTGTGATGTGTTGGGCTTCAGGGTTTAGTGATAGTGGCCTAGACAGACAACAGATTCTTTGATGTTTCACTGGCAACTGTGGTTGTGGCCATCTTTGCCTCTGAAGATACCAGCCACAGTTGCCAACTAAGCATCAGGAACCTGTTGTCTAAACTTCAGTCATTAAACTCTGAAGCCCTACACTGCCCAATCTCTTTGAAATTACTAAATTAGCTTTGATTCTCTTTATCTATTAGGCTTAAGATCATGCacagttaattttaaattttaactctcATTTCTTTGCCCCCATTGTTGATTTTTCCATAAGTAATATGGAACAGATAAAACAGGGTATCATATCAATCTACGATCCTTCTTCTTTACAGGTAACCAGGGTATTTTCATTATTTCTATTAAATATCCTTTTCTTGGGACATCTTTGAAACTCAGATT encodes the following:
- the PDXK gene encoding pyridoxal kinase isoform X1, whose amino-acid sequence is MEEEEECRVLSIQSHVVRGYVGNKAATFPLQVLGFEIDTVNSVQFSNHTGYDHWKGQVLNSNELHELYEGLKLNNVNHYDYVLTGYTRDKSFLAMVVDIVQELKQQNSNVVYVCDPVMGDKWSGEGYMYVPEDLFPVYKDNVVPVADIITPNQFEAELLTGRKIHTEKEAIEVMDVLHNMGPETVVITSSDLQAPSGNDYLIALGSQRRTTADGTIVTQRIRIESPKVDAVFVGTGDLFAAMLLAWTHKHPDNFKMACEKTVSAMQHVLQRTIKSAKAQAGEGNKPNSAQLELRMVQSKKDIENPEIIITATVL